The proteins below are encoded in one region of Hordeum vulgare subsp. vulgare chromosome 3H, MorexV3_pseudomolecules_assembly, whole genome shotgun sequence:
- the LOC123440322 gene encoding uncharacterized protein LOC123440322, which translates to MAPACALTTVAILAALLFFVLLLLSRTMELRFTTSYAMVDCAPPPAPDDGAAAFRGTLLPLLAALPAAAAPTGFASLKSDGGGAFARGLCLGDPAPRDCLACLAAAAKKLTGCGASRRAGVWRSEGCFMAYADSNTSSAHEDGFRDVVSFGEEVYPAVISVDDGTLPSIPNCFDTRALVALARSLSGRGAGNSSGARVVTDAAALSSNATGKTAVTLRAQCARDRAAAAECARCLGDSARGVRACGWVLDGEHERVADVVGYHCFLRIETSVPPRPVAKYVKQPVVLALCAAMLLVLVVTAVIACVRKKRGTGNVAAVAAASGQQTNAAAN; encoded by the exons ATGGCGCCCGCCTGCGCGCTCACCACCGTAGCCATCCTCGCCGCGCTCCTCTTCTTCGTCCTCCTCTTGCTCAGCCGCACCATGGAGCTACGTTTCACGACCAGCTATGCCATGGTCGACTGCGCCCCGCCCCCTGCCCCTGACGACGGCGCCGCTGCCTTCCGTGGCACCCTCCTGCCGCTCCTGGCCGCGCTGCCTGCAGCCGCCGCGCCGACGGGGTTCGCGTCCCTGAAGTCCGACGGCGGCGGGGCGTTCGCCCGCGGCCTCTGCCTTGGCGACCCTGCGCCGAGAGACTGCCTGGCGTGCCTCGCCGCGGCCGCCAAGAAACTCACCGGCTGCGGCGCGAGCAGGCGCGCCGGCGTCTGGAGGAGCGAGGGCTGCTTCATGGCGTACGCAGACAGCAACACCTCCTCTGCGCACGAGGACGGCTTCCGCGACGTCGTCTCCTTCGGCGAGGAGGTCTACCCCGCCGTCATCTCCGTCGACGACGGCACGCTGCCCTCCATCCCCAACTGCTTCGACACGCGGGCGCTCGTCGCGCTCGCGCGGTCCCTGTCCGGGCGCGGCGCGGGCAACAGCTCGGGGGCGCGCGTCGTCACGGACGCGGCCGCGCTCTCGAGCAACGCCACCGGGAAGACCGCGGTGACGTTGCGGGCGCAGTGCGCGAGGGaccgcgcggcggcggcggagtgcGCCCGGTGCCTGGGGGACTCGGCCCGGGGGGTGCGGGCGTGCGGCTGGGTCCTCGACGGCGAGCACGAGCGCGTGGCCGACGTGGTCGGCTACCACTGCTTCCTACGGATCGAGACCTCAGTCCCACCACGGCCCGTGGCGAAATACGTCA AGCAACCTGTGGTTTTGGCCTTGTGCGCCGCCATGCTGCTCGTGCTGGTTGTAACAGCGGTGATCGCGTGCGTGAGGAAGAAGAGGGGCACCGGGAATGTGGCGGCGGTAGCAGCAGCATCAG GTCAGCAAACGAACGCTGCTGCAAATTGA